A single genomic interval of Spirosoma linguale DSM 74 harbors:
- a CDS encoding transcriptional regulator, AraC family (PFAM: helix-turn-helix- domain containing protein AraC type~SMART: Helix-turn-helix, AraC domain~KEGG: pmr:PMI1250 transcriptional regulator), with protein sequence MPKPIPTYPLSNLSNQLDDETDVFLLDTKVDQPKSAVNVPFRLNYYGIGICISGKAELKANLETYTVEPGSLVILPPQVIRQFVHRSDEFRVLSIFFTLDFISINSTINIDRFPFFELDAVHVFRPAKQSAEQLETFLRFIKHKYDTPHPYRQEILRNAIHIVLYDLAALYHHQATLAQSLQTRNQTITAAFKKLINQYFLTQRSVAFYATTLSITPKHLSETVKQVTGKTAGEWIASRVIMEAKVLLQISVVSIAQIANQLHFADQSTFGKFFKNNTGMSPMRYRLGS encoded by the coding sequence CCGTTAAGCAACCTGTCAAATCAGCTGGATGATGAAACTGACGTCTTCCTGTTAGATACCAAAGTAGACCAGCCTAAATCAGCAGTCAATGTACCGTTTCGACTAAATTATTATGGAATTGGTATCTGTATAAGCGGCAAAGCCGAACTCAAAGCCAATTTAGAAACCTACACCGTTGAGCCGGGCTCTTTAGTCATCCTGCCTCCCCAGGTTATTCGTCAGTTTGTTCATCGGTCCGACGAGTTTAGAGTGTTATCTATCTTTTTTACCCTGGACTTTATTTCCATTAACAGTACGATCAACATCGATCGCTTTCCTTTTTTTGAGCTCGATGCCGTTCACGTGTTTCGACCAGCCAAGCAGTCCGCAGAGCAGCTTGAAACATTTCTTCGGTTCATCAAGCACAAATACGATACCCCGCACCCGTATCGGCAGGAAATTCTCAGGAATGCGATCCATATCGTCTTATATGATCTGGCTGCTCTCTACCATCATCAGGCTACTCTGGCTCAGTCGTTACAAACCCGAAATCAAACGATAACGGCCGCCTTTAAGAAATTAATTAATCAATACTTTCTTACCCAACGAAGCGTAGCGTTTTATGCCACAACGCTTTCGATCACCCCGAAACATTTATCCGAGACGGTAAAACAAGTAACAGGTAAAACGGCTGGTGAGTGGATCGCCAGTCGGGTCATCATGGAAGCCAAGGTCCTACTCCAGATTTCAGTAGTAAGCATTGCCCAAATTGCCAATCAACTTCATTTTGCCGACCAGTCTACTTTTGGCAAGTTTTTCAAAAATAACACTGGTATGTCGCCCATGAGGTATCGACTTGGCTCGTAA